The following proteins are encoded in a genomic region of Sorangiineae bacterium MSr12523:
- a CDS encoding M61 family peptidase, which yields MSISRLRSCTVFLLVALSAGLPACAPAASSPKASMVVHTIPARPEDVATLEGLMRAFYETVNIAPDAPRQWDRDRTTYLPGARIVAVDEKVSIWDHQGFVEFAEPLIRNGFRERELVRRVRRYGNIANIESSYESRVGPQETISRGVNYIQTFYDGQRWWITGLVWQTEDAAHPIPADLLPSPSPAAQATPRAGVIQLAVDARDAPRKMVHAKLTVPANPGPLTLLYPKWIPGEHGPTGPIVNLTGLRFSAGGKPIPWERDPADMYVFHCTVPAGAQAVEIEIDALSAVTAGQFTAGPSMTSQLADVSWNHVVLYPKGVSPDALTYRPSLRLPRGWKYATALQAAREAGDIIEFAPVSLTTLIDSPAIAGAHFKEVDLGAGGVLPGSPHHLLDVVADSEGALTMAPEHVAGMKRLVGEAHAIFGSYLYRDYRFLCTLSDDVPVFGLEHHESSDNRFPERAFRDERKRKAIVSILPHEFVHSWNGKYRRPAGLATSDYQEPMKGDLLWSYEGLTDYLGIVLTARSGLWSAADFRENLAFAAASMEAAGGRSWRSLHDTSVAAQVLYPAPPEWASWRRSADFYLEGDLLWLEVDMLIRTKTGGKRSLDDFTRRFYGGASGAPKVARYTLDDVVTALGDVVPHDWRGFWAERTSSTAGAPLNGIAASGWRLVYTSEPNEPATLADEELKQADLRFSVGLVLKDDGTVLDVAPGTPAAKAGLAPGMKLAAVGGRRYAAESLLDAIRSKEPIELLVQDGAYVRVHRIDYRGGLRYPHLERDASKPDRLGALLAPRLKA from the coding sequence ATGTCCATCTCGCGGCTTCGTTCCTGCACCGTTTTCTTGCTCGTCGCGCTTTCCGCCGGTCTGCCCGCGTGTGCGCCGGCGGCATCTTCGCCGAAGGCATCCATGGTGGTTCACACCATTCCGGCGCGCCCGGAGGACGTCGCCACGCTCGAAGGCCTGATGCGGGCATTCTACGAAACGGTGAACATCGCGCCGGATGCACCGCGCCAATGGGATCGCGATCGGACGACGTACCTGCCCGGTGCACGCATCGTGGCCGTCGACGAGAAAGTCTCCATCTGGGACCACCAGGGCTTCGTGGAGTTCGCCGAGCCATTGATCCGCAACGGTTTTCGCGAACGGGAGCTGGTGCGCCGCGTTCGCCGTTACGGAAATATCGCCAACATCGAGTCCAGTTACGAATCGCGCGTGGGCCCTCAGGAGACGATTTCGCGCGGGGTGAATTACATTCAAACCTTTTACGATGGTCAGCGGTGGTGGATCACCGGCCTCGTGTGGCAAACGGAGGATGCGGCCCACCCCATTCCAGCGGATCTCTTGCCCTCGCCATCGCCCGCGGCGCAGGCAACGCCGCGGGCGGGCGTCATCCAGCTGGCCGTCGACGCGCGGGATGCCCCACGCAAAATGGTGCATGCAAAGCTCACCGTGCCGGCGAACCCCGGGCCTCTGACCTTGCTTTATCCAAAATGGATACCCGGGGAACATGGCCCCACGGGCCCGATTGTCAATCTCACGGGATTGCGCTTTTCAGCGGGTGGAAAGCCTATTCCTTGGGAGCGCGATCCTGCCGATATGTATGTCTTTCATTGCACCGTGCCCGCGGGGGCCCAGGCCGTGGAGATCGAGATCGACGCGCTTTCCGCGGTGACCGCGGGGCAGTTTACCGCGGGGCCCAGCATGACGTCGCAGCTTGCGGACGTGAGCTGGAATCACGTGGTGCTCTATCCAAAGGGGGTATCGCCGGACGCGCTCACCTACCGCCCGAGTCTACGCTTGCCGCGCGGCTGGAAATACGCGACGGCGCTGCAGGCTGCGCGCGAGGCGGGCGATATCATCGAATTCGCACCGGTCTCGTTGACGACGTTGATCGATTCGCCGGCGATTGCGGGGGCCCACTTCAAAGAGGTCGATCTCGGCGCCGGCGGGGTTCTCCCGGGCAGTCCGCACCATCTGCTCGATGTGGTGGCCGACTCCGAGGGGGCTCTGACGATGGCGCCCGAGCACGTGGCCGGCATGAAGCGCCTCGTGGGCGAGGCCCATGCGATCTTCGGTTCGTATCTGTATAGAGATTACCGATTCCTTTGCACCTTGAGCGACGACGTGCCCGTCTTTGGCTTGGAGCACCACGAGTCGAGCGACAATCGATTTCCCGAGCGGGCCTTTCGCGATGAACGAAAGCGCAAAGCCATCGTATCCATCTTGCCGCACGAGTTCGTGCACTCGTGGAATGGCAAATACCGTCGCCCGGCTGGCCTCGCGACATCGGACTACCAAGAGCCCATGAAGGGCGACTTGCTCTGGTCCTACGAGGGCCTGACCGATTACCTCGGCATCGTGCTCACGGCGCGCAGTGGATTGTGGTCCGCGGCCGATTTTCGCGAGAACCTCGCCTTTGCCGCCGCATCGATGGAGGCGGCGGGAGGACGCAGCTGGCGCTCGCTGCACGATACATCGGTGGCGGCGCAGGTCCTTTATCCGGCACCGCCCGAGTGGGCGAGCTGGCGCCGGAGCGCGGACTTTTACCTCGAGGGCGATCTTCTCTGGCTCGAGGTGGACATGCTCATTCGCACCAAGACCGGAGGAAAGCGCTCCCTGGATGATTTCACGCGCCGGTTCTACGGCGGTGCGAGCGGTGCGCCGAAGGTCGCGCGCTACACGTTGGACGATGTGGTGACGGCCCTGGGCGACGTCGTACCCCACGATTGGCGGGGGTTCTGGGCCGAGCGCACGTCCTCCACCGCGGGCGCCCCATTGAACGGGATCGCCGCGAGCGGATGGCGCCTCGTGTACACCAGCGAGCCCAATGAGCCGGCCACCCTCGCCGACGAGGAATTGAAACAAGCCGATTTGCGCTTTTCCGTGGGCCTCGTTCTCAAAGACGACGGCACGGTGCTCGACGTTGCCCCAGGGACGCCGGCCGCGAAGGCGGGCCTTGCGCCGGGCATGAAGCTCGCGGCCGTGGGCGGGCGCAGATACGCCGCGGAGAGCCTGCTCGATGCGATTCGCTCGAAGGAGCCCATCGAGCTCTTGGTGCAGGACGGTGCCTACGTGCGGGTGCATCGCATCGATTACCGCGGTGGTTTGCGCTACCCGCACCTCGAGCGGGATGCCTCCAAGCCCGATCGCCTGGGCGCCCTCCTCGCGCCCCGGCTGAAAGCGTGA
- a CDS encoding helix-turn-helix transcriptional regulator, with product MSLLEIPAEAASEGWRLDYPLQPLHAGRELFVGACHCPGHEHGWSPVSAHHYELDVMLEGMHLQNSGGVQRVMDPTCASLHAPGDEYLVNSPTVHPQRSTLLLLRGALAEELVPRMSARACTVSPAAARLHFELLRARDAMAIEETALALAYRILSDTGPAPKRKRALTPSWRRLTEELRHVMVTRFRERLTVESMAAACHASPFHASRVFRAVTGETLHRHLTRVRLRAALFMLGEVAPGRLAEIAFATGFSSHSHFTRAFRAEFGCAPSDLATRRGTMPFRAPADWT from the coding sequence ATGTCCTTGCTCGAAATCCCCGCGGAGGCCGCGTCGGAGGGTTGGCGGCTCGATTACCCGCTGCAGCCCCTGCACGCCGGGCGTGAGCTCTTCGTGGGCGCCTGCCATTGCCCGGGCCACGAGCACGGCTGGTCTCCGGTGAGCGCGCACCACTACGAGCTCGATGTGATGCTCGAGGGCATGCACCTGCAAAACAGCGGCGGCGTGCAGCGCGTGATGGATCCCACCTGCGCCTCGCTGCATGCGCCGGGCGACGAGTACCTGGTGAATTCGCCGACCGTGCATCCCCAACGCAGCACCCTGCTCCTTCTGCGCGGGGCGCTGGCCGAAGAACTGGTCCCGCGCATGTCGGCACGGGCCTGCACCGTCTCACCGGCGGCGGCACGCCTCCATTTCGAGCTGCTGCGCGCGCGCGATGCCATGGCCATCGAGGAGACCGCGCTGGCCCTCGCCTACCGCATTTTGTCCGACACCGGGCCCGCCCCCAAACGAAAGCGCGCCCTCACGCCCTCGTGGCGACGGCTGACCGAGGAGCTTCGGCACGTGATGGTGACGCGCTTTCGCGAGCGCCTCACCGTCGAATCCATGGCCGCGGCATGCCACGCTTCCCCCTTCCACGCGAGCCGAGTCTTTCGCGCGGTGACCGGTGAGACGTTGCACCGGCACCTCACACGGGTGCGCCTTCGCGCCGCGCTCTTCATGCTCGGCGAGGTCGCGCCGGGGCGCCTCGCCGAAATTGCGTTTGCCACGGGCTTCTCGTCGCACAGCCACTTCACGAGAGCCTTTCGCGCGGAGTTTGGCTGCGCGCCCTCCGATCTGGCCACCCGGCGAGGGACTATGCCATTCCGCGCGCCCGCCGATTGGACATGA
- a CDS encoding cysteine hydrolase, which yields MKRALLVIDVQNEYFSDTFPVEHPPTSVSLPNIGRVMDAARAADIPIVVVQHSAPEGSPIFAKGSRGWELHPEIARRGHDHLVEKTKPSSFTGTDLREWLAARGIDTLTLVGYMTHNCDAATTFEASHAGFAVEILSDASGSLPYANRAGSATAEEIHRVFSVVFQSNFAAVMTTAEWLDGLRQGGAAERDNVFMSNRRARGMA from the coding sequence ATGAAACGAGCCCTCCTGGTCATTGACGTGCAAAACGAATATTTCAGCGACACTTTTCCGGTCGAACATCCGCCTACCAGCGTCAGCCTTCCCAACATCGGGCGGGTCATGGATGCGGCGCGTGCGGCGGACATTCCCATCGTGGTGGTCCAGCATTCCGCGCCCGAGGGATCTCCGATCTTTGCCAAAGGGTCGCGTGGGTGGGAGCTCCATCCGGAGATCGCGCGCCGCGGTCACGACCATCTCGTCGAAAAGACCAAGCCGAGCTCGTTCACCGGCACCGATCTTCGCGAGTGGCTGGCCGCGCGCGGCATCGATACGCTGACCCTCGTCGGGTACATGACCCACAACTGCGATGCGGCGACGACGTTCGAGGCCTCGCACGCCGGATTTGCGGTGGAGATTCTATCGGATGCGAGCGGCTCGTTGCCTTATGCGAACCGCGCGGGATCGGCCACCGCCGAGGAGATTCACCGCGTATTCAGCGTGGTGTTCCAATCGAACTTCGCCGCGGTGATGACCACGGCCGAATGGCTCGATGGCCTGCGCCAGGGCGGCGCCGCGGAGCGCGACAACGTGTTCATGTCCAATCGGCGGGCGCGCGGAATGGCATAG
- a CDS encoding helix-turn-helix domain-containing protein codes for MPRTVAVVAFDRISPFHLSVPCIVFEEEEPGALAKHYRLRVCAAERGPLRATPGFELRMDRGLPSLSQADIVIVPSWRNLEERPPETLLSALRRAHARGAILVGLCYGAFVLADAGLLDGRTATTHWKAAPTFARRFPAVRLQSDVLYVDEGDVLTSAGAAAGIDCCLHLVRKQCGAEIANHVARRLVVAPHRQGGQAQYIEHPSTEVPRGHHFTELLDWARAHLHEPLDVDALAARVAMSRRSFTRHFRKVTGTSVTKWLLEQRLFLAQRLLETTDHSIERIAEAAGFGGAVSLRQHFGAAYATTPSAWRREFRGPS; via the coding sequence ATGCCCCGCACCGTCGCCGTCGTCGCGTTCGATCGCATCAGCCCGTTTCATCTTTCGGTGCCATGCATCGTTTTCGAAGAAGAGGAGCCGGGCGCTCTGGCCAAGCACTACCGCCTGCGCGTCTGCGCCGCCGAACGCGGGCCACTGCGGGCCACGCCCGGGTTCGAGCTGCGCATGGATCGCGGCCTTCCCTCGTTGAGCCAGGCGGACATCGTCATCGTTCCTTCATGGCGCAATCTGGAAGAGCGGCCGCCGGAGACGCTGTTGTCGGCGCTGCGCCGTGCCCATGCGCGGGGCGCCATCCTGGTCGGGCTGTGCTACGGGGCTTTCGTTCTGGCCGATGCGGGGCTGCTCGATGGGCGCACAGCGACCACGCATTGGAAGGCCGCGCCGACGTTCGCGCGGCGGTTTCCCGCCGTGCGGCTCCAATCCGACGTGCTCTACGTCGACGAGGGCGACGTCCTCACCTCCGCAGGTGCCGCCGCGGGCATCGATTGTTGCCTGCATCTCGTTCGAAAACAATGCGGTGCCGAGATTGCGAATCACGTCGCGCGGCGCCTGGTCGTGGCCCCGCACCGCCAAGGCGGGCAGGCGCAATACATCGAGCATCCATCCACCGAGGTGCCGCGCGGCCACCACTTCACCGAGCTCCTCGATTGGGCGCGCGCCCATTTGCACGAGCCGCTGGACGTCGATGCCCTCGCCGCGCGCGTGGCCATGAGCCGCCGCAGCTTCACGCGGCATTTTCGCAAGGTCACCGGCACCAGCGTCACCAAATGGTTACTCGAGCAACGTCTTTTTCTCGCGCAGCGTTTGCTCGAGACCACCGATCACTCCATCGAGCGCATTGCCGAAGCGGCGGGCTTCGGCGGTGCGGTCTCCCTGCGGCAGCATTTCGGTGCAGCGTACGCGACGACCCCGTCGGCATGGCGACGCGAATTCCGCGGCCCCTCGTAG
- a CDS encoding LysR family transcriptional regulator, with the protein MPSEANITFAQLLAFIAVVEEQRFTAAARRLGMTQSAISQAVLSLEQSLGVALLSRGRDRISPSAIGLEVLANARDALNAVARIREQCASMAGLDHGILRIGSIPSAAARVLPEPLRTFRTHYPGVQLLLLEGTDEEVSEWVHRGTVEVGLTASWEGELGSEVVAEDEFVVVVGHNHRLATANAASIRDVADEPFIMWGCSCEGVIRGLFSHAEVSAPQVVFTVTSIGALLEMVGHGLGVTIVPSWCLPANRNRLRVLPLRPVHRRTLYAITRTEALSKADEDRQAVRLSPAATAFLTFLRQGARPPIGFDENAESRPPGSGDVRGGVGATRYG; encoded by the coding sequence ATGCCAAGCGAAGCCAATATTACATTTGCGCAACTCCTTGCCTTCATCGCAGTGGTGGAAGAACAGCGTTTCACGGCGGCCGCGCGGCGTTTGGGCATGACCCAATCCGCGATCAGCCAAGCCGTGCTTTCACTCGAGCAATCGCTGGGTGTGGCCCTTCTTTCGCGCGGACGCGATCGAATCTCACCCTCGGCCATTGGACTCGAAGTCCTCGCCAATGCACGCGACGCGCTCAACGCCGTAGCACGCATTCGTGAACAGTGTGCCAGCATGGCCGGGCTCGACCACGGCATTCTTCGCATTGGGAGCATTCCCAGCGCCGCCGCGCGGGTGCTGCCCGAGCCTTTGCGCACGTTCCGAACGCACTACCCGGGCGTGCAATTGCTGCTTCTGGAGGGCACCGACGAAGAAGTCAGCGAATGGGTGCACCGCGGGACGGTCGAGGTGGGCCTCACCGCTTCGTGGGAAGGAGAATTGGGCTCGGAGGTGGTCGCCGAGGACGAGTTCGTGGTCGTCGTCGGGCACAATCACCGGCTGGCCACCGCCAACGCCGCCTCGATCCGCGATGTGGCCGACGAGCCCTTCATCATGTGGGGCTGCAGCTGCGAGGGCGTGATCCGCGGCCTCTTTTCCCACGCCGAAGTGAGCGCGCCGCAGGTGGTCTTCACCGTCACGAGCATCGGCGCGCTGCTGGAGATGGTGGGGCACGGGCTGGGGGTCACCATCGTTCCGTCGTGGTGTCTGCCTGCCAACCGCAACCGGCTGCGCGTTCTGCCCCTTCGACCCGTGCACCGGCGAACGCTGTACGCCATCACGCGGACGGAGGCACTTTCCAAGGCCGACGAGGATCGGCAGGCCGTGCGCCTTTCCCCGGCCGCCACGGCGTTTCTCACGTTCTTGCGGCAAGGGGCACGGCCGCCCATCGGGTTCGACGAGAACGCCGAGTCCCGTCCGCCGGGATCGGGCGATGTTCGAGGGGGTGTTGGCGCCACGCGATACGGGTGA
- a CDS encoding helix-turn-helix domain-containing protein, with product MHRNIHGYVVARYLGEVWNRGRIELLDELVHAEYVGHQSGRPVPCVGACALARVVRAARVAFPDLRFEILDQIQDADRVVVRCSKRAKYAEASDACIDIEQMLLFRFQEGKIIEQWSTVLFSSYDNELAFTRMVEWMLEPHELEFRTAAQAARSGAESAVRIPFLPHVRACIRESFDGANERDETRAPEMKDVARRIGMSPRTLQRRLQQVGTTFKQEVDGIRQELACEYLAKTARPLKEIALQLGFFEATSFFRSFRRWTRMSPLQFRLRAGGVDSAFTSA from the coding sequence TTGCATAGGAATATTCATGGCTACGTCGTAGCGCGATACTTGGGCGAAGTGTGGAATCGAGGTCGAATCGAGCTTCTCGATGAACTCGTTCACGCAGAATATGTCGGCCACCAATCCGGGCGTCCCGTGCCGTGTGTCGGCGCATGTGCACTGGCGCGCGTGGTGCGTGCGGCACGGGTGGCATTCCCTGATTTGCGGTTTGAAATCCTGGACCAGATTCAGGATGCCGATCGGGTGGTCGTCCGTTGCTCGAAGCGGGCGAAATACGCGGAGGCCAGCGATGCGTGCATCGACATCGAGCAGATGCTGCTATTCCGTTTTCAGGAGGGCAAAATCATCGAACAATGGTCGACCGTGCTCTTTTCGAGCTACGACAACGAGCTCGCATTCACGCGAATGGTCGAGTGGATGCTCGAGCCACACGAGCTCGAATTTCGCACGGCGGCGCAGGCCGCACGCTCGGGCGCCGAGAGTGCGGTGCGCATTCCATTTTTACCCCACGTTCGCGCGTGCATTCGCGAATCGTTCGACGGCGCGAACGAGCGCGACGAAACGCGGGCCCCCGAGATGAAGGACGTGGCGCGGCGGATCGGAATGAGCCCGCGCACGTTGCAGCGGCGGCTCCAGCAGGTCGGGACGACCTTCAAGCAGGAGGTCGACGGCATTCGTCAGGAGCTCGCGTGCGAGTACCTCGCGAAAACCGCCCGGCCGCTCAAAGAGATTGCGCTCCAACTCGGCTTTTTCGAGGCCACGTCGTTCTTCCGATCCTTTCGCCGGTGGACGCGGATGTCTCCGCTCCAATTCCGACTTCGCGCCGGTGGGGTCGACTCCGCGTTCACTTCGGCGTGA
- a CDS encoding NAD(P)H-binding protein, which produces MRIAVFGAAGNVGRRVVAEALARGHEVTAVVRDAARFDDVHAGARVCTGDAANVDDVAALGRGHDVVVGATRPAPGRESDLVAAAKALLAGVAQSDTRLVLVGGAATLVVPGGSGTVMDDARFLGPEYRAIARACAAQLEVCRAEVSADWTYLSPPALLEPGARTGQYRLGGDELLLDAAGQSAISMEDFAVALLDEVERPAHRRARFTVAY; this is translated from the coding sequence ATGCGCATTGCCGTATTTGGAGCAGCTGGGAACGTAGGCCGCCGCGTCGTGGCCGAAGCTTTGGCCCGCGGCCACGAAGTCACCGCCGTGGTGCGCGATGCCGCGCGCTTCGACGACGTGCACGCGGGCGCTCGAGTTTGCACGGGTGACGCTGCCAACGTCGACGACGTGGCCGCATTGGGGCGCGGCCATGACGTCGTCGTCGGGGCCACCCGTCCCGCGCCGGGGCGCGAATCCGATCTCGTGGCGGCGGCCAAGGCACTGCTCGCCGGCGTTGCCCAAAGCGACACGCGCCTCGTGCTCGTCGGCGGCGCCGCCACCTTGGTCGTGCCCGGCGGGAGCGGCACCGTGATGGACGACGCGCGGTTTCTCGGTCCGGAGTACCGCGCGATTGCGCGAGCCTGCGCTGCCCAACTCGAAGTATGCCGCGCCGAGGTCTCGGCGGATTGGACGTACCTAAGCCCGCCGGCACTCCTCGAACCGGGCGCGCGCACCGGCCAGTACCGCCTCGGTGGCGACGAGCTTTTGCTCGACGCCGCGGGACAATCGGCCATCTCGATGGAGGACTTCGCCGTCGCTCTGCTGGACGAGGTCGAGCGCCCCGCCCACCGCCGCGCGCGATTCACCGTTGCGTACTGA
- a CDS encoding DUF4105 domain-containing protein, translating to MPNPNDTTGATFAFWLTLALVFLSFASSARAAEPDLLQQARELGIARSIGWRRLVHYRPGLWGNVVSEVDGPNFFLAPDGKHDPDAELTATVQAFLAPVIAGREDEHALCRFPARRRLLDEELHFEGRLREPVCPGLARYEAQMATESVMVVYSANYLNNPASAFGHTFLRLKKRRAAGDMRPADPIDFGIDYTANTDTANPFLYAFKGLSGLFQGVFRFHSYEFKVREYGNAEGRDLWEYDLALTPREVSLLMYHLWELGPTYIDYFYLTKNCSYQILDAIESVAPRINLIAGLNTVVLPKDTIKALFNVPGLVRAVRYRPSLRSQLRAHTARMDAEEMDTAGRLALDPNAALPNGFSADEAARALDTAALVLDARFAKIAGGEHDPGYAASRALLVRRRREMAATIPATQVPMPRDKAPEQGHGSLRVDIGTGATTQYEGAFSTLGYRLALHDLADPPDGEPELLQVQFLDTRLRYDLTRRSLTLDKLTFAELLALKPLTRFEKALSWRARGFGMRLHDRACPDCFAHGLDGAVGATIATESEHLAVFVMADAYVAFSPSLDGIGGSFVRVGLGPYAGLRIRLPARTVGLLSGTLSYLPGQNQSTTYDVRATLRSSLGKDVALGLEASLQPRSSEVALHSYFYF from the coding sequence ATGCCGAATCCAAACGACACGACGGGGGCCACATTCGCGTTTTGGCTCACCCTCGCGTTGGTGTTCCTAAGCTTCGCCTCGAGCGCGCGTGCCGCGGAGCCGGATCTGCTCCAGCAGGCACGCGAGCTGGGGATCGCACGCTCGATCGGCTGGCGGCGGCTGGTGCATTACCGCCCCGGTCTATGGGGCAACGTGGTGAGCGAGGTGGACGGGCCGAACTTCTTCCTCGCGCCCGACGGCAAGCACGATCCGGATGCGGAGCTCACCGCCACCGTGCAGGCCTTTTTGGCGCCGGTGATTGCCGGTCGCGAGGACGAGCACGCACTATGCCGATTTCCGGCGCGGCGGCGCCTCTTGGACGAGGAGCTCCACTTCGAGGGCCGCTTGCGCGAGCCCGTTTGCCCGGGCCTCGCGCGCTACGAGGCCCAAATGGCCACGGAATCGGTCATGGTCGTCTACTCGGCCAATTATCTGAACAATCCCGCTTCGGCCTTCGGGCACACGTTTCTTCGCTTGAAAAAACGACGCGCCGCGGGCGATATGCGACCGGCCGATCCGATCGATTTCGGCATCGATTACACGGCGAACACGGATACGGCGAATCCCTTTTTGTACGCCTTCAAAGGATTGAGTGGCCTCTTTCAGGGCGTGTTTCGCTTTCACTCGTACGAATTCAAAGTTCGCGAATACGGCAATGCCGAAGGGCGCGATCTCTGGGAGTACGATCTGGCGCTGACTCCGCGGGAAGTCTCGCTGCTCATGTACCATCTTTGGGAGCTCGGCCCGACGTACATCGATTATTTCTATTTGACCAAGAATTGCTCGTACCAAATCCTCGATGCCATCGAATCGGTGGCGCCGCGCATCAACCTCATTGCCGGTTTGAACACGGTGGTGCTGCCCAAGGACACCATCAAAGCGCTCTTCAACGTGCCCGGATTGGTCCGGGCGGTGCGCTATCGCCCTTCGCTTCGCAGCCAGCTTCGCGCACACACGGCTCGAATGGATGCGGAGGAAATGGACACCGCCGGACGCCTCGCGCTCGACCCCAACGCCGCATTGCCCAATGGCTTTTCCGCGGATGAAGCGGCGCGTGCGCTCGACACGGCGGCCCTGGTTCTCGATGCGCGTTTCGCCAAAATTGCGGGCGGCGAGCACGATCCAGGGTACGCCGCATCGAGGGCATTGCTCGTTCGGCGCCGCCGCGAGATGGCGGCGACCATTCCTGCGACCCAAGTCCCGATGCCGCGCGACAAGGCCCCGGAGCAGGGACATGGTTCGTTGCGGGTCGATATCGGAACTGGCGCTACGACACAATACGAAGGTGCATTCAGCACCTTGGGATACCGCCTGGCACTTCACGATCTGGCCGATCCGCCGGACGGTGAGCCGGAGCTCTTGCAGGTACAATTCCTCGATACGCGGCTGCGTTACGATTTGACTCGGCGCTCGCTGACATTGGACAAGCTCACCTTTGCCGAGCTTTTGGCGCTCAAACCGCTCACGCGTTTCGAGAAGGCTCTGTCGTGGCGCGCCCGTGGCTTTGGGATGCGCTTGCACGACAGAGCCTGTCCCGATTGTTTTGCGCACGGTCTCGATGGTGCGGTGGGCGCGACCATCGCGACCGAGAGCGAGCACCTGGCCGTCTTCGTGATGGCGGATGCCTACGTAGCTTTTTCACCGTCCCTCGACGGTATCGGCGGAAGCTTCGTCCGCGTTGGCCTAGGGCCTTATGCAGGGCTGCGGATTCGCTTGCCGGCACGGACGGTGGGCCTCCTCTCGGGAACCCTGTCCTATTTGCCGGGCCAAAACCAGAGTACCACGTACGACGTTCGAGCGACGCTTCGCAGCTCGCTCGGAAAGGACGTCGCCCTGGGCCTCGAGGCCTCGTTGCAACCCCGGTCTTCGGAAGTTGCGCTCCATTCCTATTTCTATTTCTAG
- a CDS encoding alpha/beta fold hydrolase, translating to MLALGAVLALGRLACSPIENALATVIVKAPRRGAPAPAAEPGEVRVAVGPPAATLSLAVVDPPANAARATVFVLHGIRGSKVESGMRAWSEMLTGAGFRVILVDLRGHGRSTGDDLSYGVLESRDLAQVLDAVEARGLRIGSVGVIGNSYGAAAALEWAARDARVHAVVAVSPFASLRAVVPAYAVVPLPSDFVNEVIDRGGQQGHFDPDEASPVVAITHTGSPVLLMHGEDDRRIPAAHSQRIFAAGKDHAELVLVPGAGHRSIVEHPVVRERATSWFARYLL from the coding sequence ATGCTCGCGTTGGGCGCGGTGCTGGCCCTCGGGCGCCTCGCATGCTCACCGATCGAAAATGCGCTGGCCACCGTCATCGTGAAGGCTCCGCGCCGGGGTGCTCCTGCCCCGGCCGCCGAACCCGGTGAGGTGCGCGTGGCGGTGGGGCCGCCTGCGGCGACTTTGTCGCTCGCCGTGGTCGATCCACCGGCCAACGCGGCCCGCGCGACGGTGTTCGTGCTGCATGGCATTCGCGGAAGCAAGGTCGAATCCGGCATGCGCGCCTGGTCGGAGATGCTCACCGGCGCAGGCTTTCGCGTCATCCTCGTGGACCTCCGCGGCCATGGCCGCTCGACCGGCGATGATCTGTCGTACGGCGTCCTCGAATCGCGCGATCTCGCACAAGTGCTCGATGCGGTGGAAGCCCGCGGCCTGCGTATCGGTTCCGTGGGGGTGATCGGCAATTCTTATGGAGCTGCGGCCGCCCTCGAATGGGCCGCCCGTGATGCACGCGTGCACGCCGTGGTGGCGGTGTCGCCTTTTGCAAGCTTGCGAGCGGTCGTGCCCGCCTACGCGGTGGTGCCGCTGCCGTCGGACTTCGTGAACGAGGTGATCGACCGGGGAGGGCAGCAGGGCCACTTCGACCCGGATGAAGCGAGCCCTGTCGTGGCCATCACGCACACCGGGAGCCCTGTTCTGCTGATGCACGGCGAAGACGACCGGCGCATTCCCGCCGCGCACTCGCAACGGATCTTCGCGGCGGGAAAAGATCACGCCGAGCTCGTCTTGGTTCCTGGCGCGGGGCATCGATCCATCGTGGAGCACCCCGTCGTTCGCGAGCGCGCCACTTCGTGGTTTGCACGCTATTTGCTCTGA